A window of the Ogataea parapolymorpha DL-1 chromosome V, whole genome shotgun sequence genome harbors these coding sequences:
- a CDS encoding Zinc/cadmium resistance protein has translation MYSKKEIKILTLLGIDTIFFLLEIIVGYAVNSLALIADSFHMLNDIISLLVALWAVNVAKTKEADAKFTYGWQRAEILGALINAVFLLALCFTIFIEAIQRFIAPQDITNAKLILIVGACGLVSNIVGLFLFHEHGHSHGDVGGHAHSHHDEEQAEDSDIEHMLPQVVVNNWEYDSPDGHKTHNHVTNKNSKKTSKSLNMQGVFLHVMGDALGNIGVMATALFIWLTDYSWRFYADPLISLVITCIIFSSALPLCKSSSRILLQGTPLSIDSELVMDDILKVHGVISVHDFHIWNLTERLLICSLHVDLSVSPEEFLDVAATIKRCLHAYGIHSATIQPEFSQYYAKINKLPKRFSSEADLHNLADSETAGLLSHEHRSYGSAVPAPNGQIGCIVDAAVNCTAENCVKH, from the coding sequence ATGTATTCCAAGAAAGAAATCAAGATCCTCACTCTGCTGGGGATCGACACCATCTTCTTCCTTTTGGAAATCATCGTCGGATACGCTGTCAATTCGCTGGCCCTGATTGCAGATTCTTTCCATATGCTGAATGATATCAtctcgctgctggtggcGCTTTGGGCCGTTAATGTTGCCAAGACCAAGGAGGCTGACGCCAAGTTCACGTACGGCTGGCAACGTGCAGAAATCCTGGGCGCACTCATCAACGCCGTGTTCTTGCTTGCTTTGTGCTTCACCATCTTCATCGAGGCCATCCAGAGGTTTATTGCACCACAGGACATCACCAATGCGAAGCTTATACTAATAGTCGGTGCCTGCGGACTTGTCTCCAACATCGTCGGGCTCTTCTTGTTCCACGAGCACGGACACTCTCACGGAGACGTCGGCGGACACGCACACTCGCACCACGATGAGGAACAAGCGGAAGACTCCGACATTGAGCATATGCTTCCGCAGGTCGTGGTCAACAACTGGGAATACGACAGCCCAGACGGCCACAAGACACACAACCATGTGACCAATaagaactccaagaaaacctcaaaatcGCTCAACATGCAGGGCGTGTTTTTGCACGTTATGGGGGATGCTCTTGGAAATATTGGCGTCATGGCCACCGCCTTATTCATCTGGCTCACGGACTATTCATGGAGATTTTACGCTGATCCGCTCATTTCCCTGGTCATCACATGCATCATCTTCTCCTCTGCGCTACCACTGTGTAAATCGTCGTCTAGAATCCTGTTGCAGGGCACTCCGCTGTCAATTGACTCTGAGCTCGTCATGGACGATATCTTAAAGGTCCACGGCGTGATTTCCGTCCACGACTTCCACATCTGGAACCTGACCGAGAGATTGCTTATTTGTTCGCTCCACGTCGACCTCAGCGTTTCGCCGGAGGAGTTCTTGGACGTGGCAGCCACCATCAAGCGATGTCTGCATGCCTACGGTATCCACAGCGCCACGATCCAGCCGGAATTCTCGCAGTACTATGccaagatcaacaagctgccTAAACGGTTCTCTTCCGAGGCAGACCTGCACAACCTTGCCGACTCCGAGACCGCGGGACTACTGAGCCACGAGCACCGCTCGTACGGCTCTGCTGTGCCGGCTCCGAACGGCCAGATCGGCTGTATAGTGGACGCTGCTGTAAACTGCACAGCCGAGAACTGTGTGAAgcactga
- a CDS encoding Alpha-1,2 mannosyltransferase KTR1 has protein sequence MAKFTRPIAILSIILALAYVFQDQFFAKYTSPTAVEPVARENATFFSLVRNSELPGMLQSIKSVEQRFNNKYHYHWIFANNEPFTDEFKTAVAAMCSGTVEFSLIPPAYWDYPEWIDQAQAAEVRRQMRRKGVKYGDNESYRHMCRFFSGLFYKLDVLKPFRYYWRVEPNVEFRCNIAYDPFEVMRTQEKVYGFTLTPLELHTTVATLWNATQEYMRQYPDRVAANNNMAFLTDDEGQSFNMCHFWSNFEIGDLDFFRSETYTHFFDYMDRKGGIFYERWGDAPLHTIAVSMLLPYTKLQYFAGTGYYHAPNLQCDGPNWLQEQNECICFATDDFAWSGGSCLTKFFDIHQLERPEAAPTTPYTPIHKPSKS, from the coding sequence ATGGCTAAATTCACCAGGCCGATCGCCATCCTTAGCATAATATTGGCCCTGGCATATGTGTTTCAGGATCAATTTTTTGCCAAATACACGTCGCCGACGGCTGTGGAGCCCGTTGCGCGCGAAAACGCCACGTTTTTCAGTCTCGTGCGCAACTCTGAGCTCCCCGGCATGTTGCAGAGCATCAAAAGCGTAGAACAGCGGTTCAATAACAAATACCACTACCACTGGATTTTTGCCAACAATGAGCCGTTCAccgacgagttcaagacAGCTGTCGCGGCGATGTGCTCAGGAACGGTCGAGTTCAGCCTCATTCCACCAGCGTACTGGGATTATCCAGAATGGATCGACCAAGCACAAGCGGCCGAGGTACGGCGTCAGATGCGACGTAAGGGCGTCAAGTACGGCGATAACGAGTCGTATCGCCACATGTGCCGCTTTTTCTCGGGATTATTCTacaagctggacgtgcTCAAGCCGTTCCGATATTACTGGCGAGTCGAGCCGAATGTCGAATTTCGCTGCAACATCGCATACGACCCATTTGAGGTGATGCGCACACAGGAAAAAGTGTACGGGTTCACGCTCACGCCGCTGGAGTTGCACACCACGGTGGCTACGCTGTGGAATGCCACACAGGAGTACATGCGCCAGTACCCGGATCGTGTGGCTGCGAACAACAACATGGCGTTTCTGACGGACGACGAGGGTCAGAGCTTCAACATGTGCCATTTTTGGTCCAACTTTGAAATCGGCGACCTGGACTTTTTCCGCAGCGAGACGTATACGCATTTTTTCGACTATATGGACCGCAAGGGCGGGATTTTTTACGAACGGTGGGGGGATGCGCCGCTGCACACGATCGCGGTGTCTATGCTGCTTCCATACACCAAGCTGCAGTACTTTGCGGGCACCGGGTATTATCATGCGCCAAATCTGCAATGCGACGGGCCAAACTGGCTTCAGGAGCAGAACGAGTGTATTTGTTTTGCGACCGACGATTTTGCATGGTCTGGCGGAAGCTGCTTGACGAAATTCTTCGATAttcaccagctggagcGTCCAGAGGCTGCTCCCACGACCCCATACACGCCAATCCATAAACCGAGCAAATCATAG